The proteins below come from a single Rhodococcus sp. WMMA185 genomic window:
- a CDS encoding glycerate kinase yields the protein MTSTDRADSTKTRPLRVVIAPDSFKGSLDATSLSAELATGWATVRPRDQLVLLPQADGGEGTLTAIASCHPEAVWHEIADVCGPDGRMVPGRWLSLDDGTAVVELAQMSGLPLMRALDPAHATAAGLGQVINAALDAGATALVVGLGGSASTDGGAGALVSMGARLLDSHGDELGIGGAALAQLHTVDVTGLRSVPHGGVELLTDTTVTLCGREGAAYIYGPQKGADEEMCRLLDDALKRFATNLQAVLPGQPDEAGAGAAGGTGFGLSAWGGKLVPGAARIADLTGLTEEFERADVVVTGEGRFDDSSLTGKLVGSVLQRCAHVGTRSVVVAGQLAIAPPDCGVSLTELAGSPDRAMVEPAYWARRAGSVAARLL from the coding sequence ATGACGTCCACTGACCGCGCCGACTCGACAAAGACGAGGCCATTGCGGGTGGTGATCGCTCCGGATTCGTTCAAGGGCTCACTCGATGCGACTTCTTTGTCCGCCGAACTGGCGACCGGGTGGGCGACTGTCCGCCCGCGGGATCAACTCGTCCTACTGCCACAGGCAGACGGTGGAGAGGGCACTCTCACCGCGATTGCATCGTGCCATCCGGAGGCAGTGTGGCATGAGATTGCTGATGTGTGTGGGCCCGACGGCCGAATGGTGCCCGGGCGGTGGCTGAGCCTCGATGACGGCACCGCCGTCGTCGAACTCGCGCAGATGAGTGGACTTCCGCTCATGCGCGCCCTTGACCCTGCACACGCGACCGCAGCGGGTCTCGGGCAGGTAATCAACGCCGCTCTCGACGCCGGCGCTACAGCGCTGGTGGTCGGGCTGGGTGGGTCGGCCTCGACTGACGGCGGTGCAGGGGCACTCGTGTCCATGGGCGCCCGACTTCTGGACTCGCACGGTGACGAACTAGGGATTGGTGGCGCAGCCCTGGCTCAGCTACACACGGTCGACGTCACGGGACTGCGTTCTGTTCCTCACGGTGGCGTAGAGCTGCTGACAGACACCACCGTAACGCTCTGTGGGAGAGAGGGAGCCGCATACATCTACGGACCGCAGAAGGGGGCAGATGAGGAGATGTGCCGGCTCCTCGACGACGCCCTGAAAAGGTTCGCGACGAACCTGCAGGCCGTACTTCCCGGTCAACCTGACGAGGCCGGCGCCGGCGCCGCAGGTGGAACCGGCTTCGGTCTATCCGCGTGGGGAGGGAAACTCGTGCCTGGTGCGGCCCGCATCGCCGACCTCACCGGTCTGACCGAAGAGTTCGAACGTGCGGATGTCGTTGTGACCGGCGAAGGCCGCTTCGACGACTCCTCGCTGACCGGAAAGCTCGTCGGATCTGTTCTTCAACGATGTGCTCACGTGGGAACCCGATCGGTTGTCGTCGCGGGCCAACTGGCAATCGCCCCGCCGGACTGCGGCGTATCCCTCACCGAACTGGCAGGATCACCCGATCGTGCCATGGTTGAACCGGCGTACTGGGCGCGTCGCGCTGGGTCAGTGGCCGCCAGGCTGCTGTGA
- a CDS encoding DUF3558 family protein encodes MTLLTGCGNSPAEESVAEPLPRLTFHPCDGFGTDARAAAGIDDGEPVKFDNREEPFQRWSCSFSSDDPYSGVVVSSNAISLSKTANDDRLTLVEDTKIAGHRTLLNDFPRGLACVASVDFDTAVLEIMVGYKQVVIETADQACQLALRVTQDLSPWFPEHL; translated from the coding sequence GTGACATTACTGACCGGATGCGGCAACTCCCCTGCCGAGGAGTCCGTCGCAGAACCGCTACCACGGTTGACGTTCCACCCCTGCGACGGATTCGGCACCGACGCCCGGGCCGCCGCCGGGATCGACGACGGCGAGCCGGTGAAGTTCGACAATCGAGAAGAGCCGTTCCAGAGGTGGTCGTGCTCATTCAGTTCGGACGATCCGTACTCAGGAGTGGTGGTGTCGTCAAACGCCATCTCCTTGTCGAAAACCGCGAACGACGACCGCCTCACCCTGGTCGAGGACACTAAGATCGCCGGGCACCGCACTCTCCTCAACGACTTCCCTCGCGGCCTGGCTTGTGTAGCGTCGGTCGACTTCGACACCGCCGTTCTCGAGATCATGGTCGGCTACAAGCAGGTTGTCATCGAAACCGCCGACCAGGCGTGCCAGTTGGCACTGAGAGTCACCCAAGACCTGTCACCCTGGTTCCCAGAGCACCTGTGA
- a CDS encoding ESX secretion-associated protein EspG, which translates to MRNWQLRGEQFGALWAATGHDRPPFPFSLISPARTYNAFEHEQNQIREAFAADDRQNVRAAVNVLAEPEVFVEVVGQTVDEAPIRIIGAQLQRWCAIAVQQPGATPAVGGDVVLGAGITDDLASLLIGLIPQNAAGRRTFARRDEPEPDYFSQGVLRSAGAASAAPKLENAMRKAYAGSGTIRVLQGPRHVRGELSTMRWIDIAGDGRYLVGPRDPNAAAAAGPELLVRTLTSLIGEGLRMQREMAEHRW; encoded by the coding sequence ATGCGCAACTGGCAGTTACGTGGCGAGCAGTTCGGGGCATTGTGGGCGGCCACCGGACACGATCGGCCTCCCTTCCCGTTCAGCCTGATCAGCCCAGCCCGCACCTACAACGCTTTCGAGCACGAGCAGAACCAGATCCGGGAAGCCTTCGCTGCTGACGATCGTCAGAATGTGCGCGCTGCAGTGAACGTCCTCGCCGAACCCGAGGTGTTCGTGGAAGTCGTCGGCCAGACAGTCGACGAGGCGCCGATCAGGATCATCGGTGCGCAACTACAGCGGTGGTGCGCGATCGCGGTGCAGCAGCCCGGCGCGACACCCGCCGTGGGTGGTGACGTCGTGCTGGGTGCGGGCATCACCGACGATCTGGCCTCACTGTTGATCGGATTGATCCCGCAGAACGCCGCCGGACGACGCACCTTCGCGCGCCGTGATGAGCCTGAGCCCGACTACTTCTCGCAGGGCGTTCTCCGCAGCGCCGGCGCCGCATCCGCCGCCCCCAAACTCGAAAACGCCATGCGGAAGGCCTACGCCGGCAGCGGCACGATCCGAGTCCTACAGGGTCCGCGGCACGTGCGCGGCGAACTGAGCACGATGCGGTGGATCGACATCGCAGGCGACGGACGGTACCTCGTCGGCCCCCGCGACCCGAACGCCGCAGCAGCGGCTGGCCCTGAATTGCTGGTGCGCACGCTGACTTCCCTGATCGGTGAGGGACTCCGTATGCAGCGTGAAATGGCCGAGCACCGTTGGTAA
- a CDS encoding NYN domain-containing protein: MRTTCSLYIDAGYLLASAATRVTGTSLRGGIYVDYSTLISSLVDAAEARSGLPVLRVHWYDSAKNGVPDAQQERIGELPKVKLRLGRFGVNGEQKGVDLRIGLDLVAHARNRAADVFFLVSGDDDLTEAVEEAQVHGVQVVLLAVPSASGKPHGVSRHLIRAADELDYIDGAAVDAAVMKVDRQPAPEPITPEPTPTPARPAVAHAKSAVRTPLDLAAIPQGSTAQRQTNVLAYSVSTGSPAQVLPGYDEDDEQDHLIDEVVARVLASFRESASYDDKLELQRARPSIPRDIDRALLLDASDAMDRYDLDERIRHQLRTRFWEKYDD; encoded by the coding sequence ATGCGGACGACCTGCTCTCTCTACATCGATGCCGGATACCTACTCGCCTCAGCCGCGACACGCGTCACCGGCACCTCGCTACGCGGCGGGATCTACGTCGACTACTCCACGCTGATCAGTTCACTGGTCGACGCGGCAGAAGCCCGATCGGGCCTGCCGGTGCTCCGGGTGCATTGGTACGACTCGGCAAAGAACGGCGTCCCCGACGCACAGCAGGAGCGCATCGGCGAGCTCCCCAAAGTCAAGCTCCGCCTGGGGCGATTCGGCGTCAACGGCGAGCAGAAGGGGGTCGATCTTCGCATCGGACTCGACCTCGTGGCCCACGCACGCAATAGAGCAGCCGACGTGTTCTTCCTCGTCTCGGGCGACGACGACCTCACCGAAGCAGTCGAAGAGGCACAGGTACACGGCGTCCAAGTCGTGCTGCTTGCCGTGCCAAGCGCTAGCGGCAAGCCACATGGCGTGAGCAGGCACCTGATACGGGCCGCCGACGAGCTCGACTACATCGACGGTGCCGCAGTCGATGCCGCGGTCATGAAGGTCGATCGCCAACCAGCACCTGAGCCGATCACACCAGAACCGACGCCTACGCCGGCACGTCCCGCCGTCGCGCACGCAAAGTCGGCCGTGCGCACTCCCCTCGACCTCGCGGCTATTCCGCAAGGTTCGACTGCGCAGCGCCAGACGAACGTGCTCGCCTACAGTGTCTCGACCGGATCCCCGGCTCAGGTACTGCCGGGGTACGACGAAGACGACGAGCAAGACCACTTGATCGACGAGGTCGTGGCGCGGGTCCTGGCCTCTTTTCGGGAGAGCGCCAGCTATGACGACAAACTCGAACTCCAGCGTGCACGGCCGTCGATCCCCCGCGACATCGACCGCGCGCTCCTGCTCGACGCCTCCGACGCGATGGATAGGTACGACCTGGACGAGAGGATCCGGCACCAGTTGCGTACGCGCTTCTGGGAGAAGTACGACGACTGA
- a CDS encoding FAD-binding oxidoreductase produces the protein MTAVILDQLEAVLPDGAVVTDPDITAGYRQDWAADPGAGTPVAVVRATCTEDVQAVMRWASQHRVPVVPRGTGTGLTGGSSAVDGGIVLSTERMRAVSVDPIARVAVAQPGLLNAEVKKAAAEHGLWYPPDPSSVDICSIGGNAATNAGGLCCVKYGVTTDYILGMQVVLADGSAVRLGGPLLKDVAGLSLTKLFVGSEGTLGIITELTLRLIPPQPSASTVVASFRSVESAADAILMITSQIRPAMLEFMDQASINAVEDTVRMGLDRNARALLLAQSDSPGAAGTREIETIVGACETHGATEVFDTDNAEEGEAFTAARRSVLPATMALGSVLLEDVGVPMRQLPSLITGIEAISEDCNILIATVAHAGDGNAHPLIVFDSTDPDATERAHVAFNRVMELVIALDGTITGEHGIGRLKRDWLPRQLGADVMELNRRIKAALDPLGILNPGAVLA, from the coding sequence ATGACGGCGGTGATTCTGGATCAACTCGAAGCCGTGCTGCCCGACGGCGCGGTTGTGACCGATCCGGACATCACCGCCGGATACCGCCAGGACTGGGCGGCCGACCCGGGTGCAGGCACCCCTGTCGCGGTGGTCCGCGCAACCTGCACCGAGGACGTGCAGGCCGTGATGCGCTGGGCGTCGCAGCATCGGGTGCCCGTGGTGCCGCGCGGCACAGGCACGGGGTTGACCGGCGGGTCGAGCGCCGTCGACGGGGGCATCGTCCTGAGTACCGAACGGATGCGAGCGGTCAGCGTCGATCCGATCGCCCGGGTCGCGGTCGCCCAACCCGGGCTGCTCAACGCCGAGGTGAAGAAGGCCGCCGCAGAACACGGACTCTGGTATCCACCGGACCCGTCGTCGGTCGACATCTGCTCGATCGGCGGCAACGCCGCCACCAACGCGGGTGGGTTGTGCTGCGTCAAATACGGCGTGACCACCGACTACATTCTCGGGATGCAGGTGGTCCTCGCCGATGGCAGCGCCGTGCGTCTCGGCGGGCCGCTGCTCAAAGATGTCGCCGGACTGTCGTTGACGAAACTGTTCGTCGGCAGCGAAGGGACGCTCGGGATCATCACCGAACTGACGCTGCGCCTCATCCCGCCGCAACCGTCGGCGTCGACCGTGGTCGCATCCTTCAGGTCGGTCGAGTCCGCCGCCGACGCCATCCTCATGATCACGAGCCAGATTCGTCCCGCGATGCTCGAATTCATGGACCAAGCAAGTATCAACGCCGTCGAGGACACCGTCCGCATGGGTCTGGACCGTAATGCACGCGCACTGCTGCTCGCCCAATCCGACTCCCCCGGCGCAGCCGGTACCCGCGAGATCGAGACCATCGTCGGCGCCTGCGAAACACATGGCGCCACCGAGGTATTCGACACCGATAATGCCGAGGAGGGCGAGGCCTTCACTGCCGCAAGACGATCCGTGCTGCCCGCTACGATGGCGTTGGGCAGTGTGCTCCTCGAGGACGTCGGAGTCCCGATGCGGCAGCTGCCCTCGCTCATCACCGGTATCGAAGCGATCTCCGAGGACTGCAACATCCTCATCGCCACCGTCGCGCACGCCGGAGACGGCAATGCCCACCCCCTCATCGTCTTCGACTCCACCGACCCCGACGCAACCGAACGGGCCCACGTAGCCTTCAACCGCGTCATGGAACTCGTCATTGCGTTGGACGGCACCATCACCGGCGAACACGGCATCGGACGACTCAAGCGGGACTGGCTGCCAAGACAACTCGGCGCGGATGTCATGGAGTTGAACCGACGGATCAAGGCGGCGCTGGATCCCTTGGGGATTCTCAATCCCGGCGCGGTGCTCGCCTGA
- a CDS encoding YncE family protein, whose translation MAVSSVLRRRNWVAGVLAATVGVTAACSSTTEETEQSPPASNASGVVQAPALAGEGQPISSMDRVYVADQTSNGVSVINPATNEVLGSIALGSQRLDGVLGPQYVSNIDVHGLGFSQDGQHLGVVSVTTNTVTIINTADNTIANQTYVGRAPHEGFFTPDGSEFWVADRALAQVDIVDVANGGVTGHIETGDGPSKVLFSPDGQTAYVNHIRSATIDVIDVASKQVSSVIDGLADPMSSDFGLSPDGAELWAPHKGVGKASIIDTNSGTVKAIIDTGPDVNHANFVTTDEGDLVYLTVGGTNEIRVYQRTSEGPPELIHTIMSTGVEPHGIWPSPDNTRVYAVNEHSDSVSVIDTATQSVIATLDTGQEGQALVYVANAVPDGDGTENLTQQGIGARVENADIPLDGPGYARVTVREVDGQDMFSIDGAGLMPSTTYTATADLDGQAVPILSFTTNDIGYEMQAAAFTEFFDNYDIGSVRITPQTE comes from the coding sequence GTGGCTGTATCCAGCGTATTGAGGCGACGGAACTGGGTCGCCGGAGTGCTCGCCGCGACCGTGGGGGTCACCGCGGCGTGCTCATCGACTACTGAAGAAACCGAACAGTCTCCGCCCGCGTCCAATGCCAGCGGAGTCGTGCAGGCTCCCGCTCTCGCCGGTGAAGGCCAACCGATCTCGTCAATGGACCGCGTCTATGTAGCTGACCAGACATCGAACGGGGTCAGCGTCATCAACCCCGCCACGAACGAGGTCCTGGGATCGATCGCGCTGGGTTCGCAGCGCCTCGACGGAGTCCTCGGGCCACAGTACGTCTCGAACATCGACGTGCACGGCCTCGGATTCTCGCAGGACGGGCAGCATCTCGGTGTGGTCAGCGTGACCACCAACACGGTGACCATCATCAACACCGCCGACAACACCATCGCCAACCAGACCTACGTCGGCCGCGCCCCGCACGAGGGGTTCTTCACCCCGGACGGCAGCGAGTTCTGGGTCGCCGACCGCGCACTCGCCCAGGTCGACATCGTCGACGTCGCGAACGGCGGGGTCACCGGACACATCGAGACCGGTGACGGCCCCTCCAAGGTGCTCTTCAGCCCCGACGGACAAACGGCCTACGTCAACCACATCCGGTCCGCGACCATCGACGTCATCGACGTCGCCTCCAAGCAGGTCTCATCCGTGATCGACGGACTCGCCGACCCCATGTCCTCCGACTTCGGGCTCTCCCCGGACGGTGCAGAACTGTGGGCGCCGCACAAGGGTGTCGGGAAGGCGAGCATCATCGACACCAACTCCGGCACGGTCAAGGCCATCATCGACACCGGCCCGGACGTCAACCACGCGAACTTCGTCACCACCGACGAGGGCGACCTCGTCTACCTCACGGTGGGCGGCACCAACGAGATCCGGGTCTACCAGCGCACGTCCGAGGGCCCACCGGAACTGATCCACACCATCATGTCGACCGGGGTCGAACCCCACGGCATCTGGCCCAGCCCCGACAACACCCGCGTCTACGCTGTCAACGAGCACTCCGACAGCGTGTCGGTCATCGACACCGCCACGCAGTCGGTCATCGCCACTCTCGACACCGGCCAGGAGGGGCAGGCCCTCGTCTACGTCGCCAACGCGGTTCCGGACGGCGACGGCACCGAGAACCTCACCCAACAGGGCATCGGCGCGCGCGTCGAGAACGCCGACATCCCGTTGGACGGACCGGGTTATGCACGGGTCACTGTCCGTGAGGTCGACGGACAAGACATGTTCAGCATCGACGGTGCCGGGCTGATGCCGAGCACCACCTACACCGCGACCGCCGACCTCGACGGCCAGGCCGTTCCGATCCTCTCGTTCACCACCAACGACATCGGCTACGAGATGCAGGCCGCCGCGTTCACCGAGTTCTTCGACAACTACGACATAGGCAGCGTGAGGATTACCCCGCAAACCGAGTGA
- a CDS encoding nitroreductase family deazaflavin-dependent oxidoreductase, whose amino-acid sequence MPLSGEYEPSKSKFFLRGEMIVVADQVELYEKSGGAEGAFTRGSPTVVMTSRGAKSGKLRKTPLARIEHDGEYAIVGTHRGATKNPDWCYNLLADPHVVLQDRATIRDMIAREVTGDEKALWWDRALQIIPSITEYKKKAGREIPVFVLTPEAPTAQ is encoded by the coding sequence ATGCCTCTTTCCGGCGAATACGAACCCAGCAAGTCGAAGTTCTTCCTCAGAGGGGAAATGATTGTCGTTGCTGATCAGGTCGAACTGTACGAGAAATCCGGGGGCGCGGAGGGGGCGTTCACCCGAGGAAGTCCCACGGTGGTGATGACAAGCAGGGGCGCCAAGTCCGGCAAACTCAGAAAGACCCCTTTGGCTCGTATCGAACACGACGGCGAGTATGCGATTGTGGGCACGCACCGTGGCGCGACGAAGAACCCGGACTGGTGCTACAACCTGCTCGCCGATCCACACGTCGTACTGCAAGATCGGGCCACGATACGGGACATGATTGCCCGCGAGGTCACCGGAGACGAGAAGGCCCTCTGGTGGGATCGAGCACTACAGATAATCCCGTCGATCACCGAGTACAAGAAGAAGGCTGGACGCGAGATACCGGTCTTCGTTCTCACACCAGAGGCTCCTACCGCCCAGTAG
- a CDS encoding DUF5995 family protein encodes MRFARTTTGLLIALFSAALPSTSAAPPSASAQSANATPQACGTPLTAAEIDRIASLSDLSTLPATSPLERLEDEVARHEEITEILVRQRDWRGLFSIGLDAVERAAVMPMQRDPESFGDRDWGHAISSDLLRRYLVNLHAEFTGAPVDPHWAPYFTMSRQCEASPAEVAMAGYNAHLTVDLAYAVAAAGTEQSDVPDYYRIVDAIALEADTIVEGTRNVYGADLGPLWSFYALGEGLDRLAGEGVASETLLRAADSGYNTVTLAHGFALQDSRTAPAAQTSIAMLHRAVDGAIGVLSDLGGL; translated from the coding sequence GTGAGATTCGCACGAACGACTACCGGCCTTCTCATCGCATTGTTCTCGGCGGCACTTCCTTCGACGTCTGCCGCTCCCCCAAGTGCATCGGCACAGTCGGCGAACGCGACCCCGCAGGCGTGCGGAACTCCCTTGACCGCAGCCGAAATCGATCGCATCGCCTCACTGTCGGACCTCTCGACCCTGCCCGCGACCTCGCCCCTCGAACGCCTCGAGGACGAGGTCGCACGGCACGAGGAGATCACCGAAATTCTCGTGCGGCAACGCGATTGGCGGGGATTGTTCTCGATCGGCCTGGACGCCGTCGAGCGCGCAGCCGTCATGCCGATGCAACGCGACCCCGAGAGCTTCGGTGATCGGGACTGGGGGCACGCCATCAGTTCCGACCTGCTGCGGCGCTACCTCGTCAATCTGCACGCCGAGTTCACCGGAGCACCAGTCGATCCCCATTGGGCGCCGTACTTCACGATGAGCAGGCAGTGCGAGGCATCGCCCGCAGAGGTCGCCATGGCGGGATACAACGCACATCTCACGGTAGATCTGGCATACGCCGTCGCCGCAGCAGGCACCGAACAGTCCGATGTGCCCGACTACTACCGGATCGTGGATGCAATCGCTCTCGAGGCGGACACGATCGTCGAGGGAACCCGCAACGTCTACGGCGCAGATCTGGGGCCGCTGTGGAGCTTCTACGCTCTCGGCGAGGGCCTCGACCGTTTGGCGGGCGAGGGTGTCGCATCCGAGACCCTCCTGCGAGCCGCAGACAGTGGGTACAACACGGTCACGCTCGCTCACGGTTTCGCGCTGCAGGATTCGCGGACCGCACCCGCGGCCCAGACGTCGATCGCCATGCTGCACCGGGCGGTCGACGGAGCGATCGGCGTGCTGTCCGATCTCGGCGGTCTGTGA
- a CDS encoding sulfatase-like hydrolase/transferase, whose product MTREREHAESAGTGGVPRRAFLGGAGTLLAAGMASMAASGRQPAAAESAGSLPQRPNIVVIITDQEREPMHWPEGWAQQNLPNRQRLANQGLTFNRAYCNSAMCSPSRATFFTGLYPAQHGVTNTLTEGGTLSPSEPQLRLDEQNMAKLLASAGYNVQYRGKWHLSKNADGGEPNSADLAAYGFDGWVPPELGQDIDPAHFGGGCADLDRGVAEQAADFLRNLDPTDTRPFALIVSLANPHDILAYPQTWDQQDGDCDNYGSAAPVAFNQGIDLPPTADEVLALNFKPSAQVQSQLLLAAALGPLVGVEAMKNYANFYAYVQKVVDNHIGTVLDALDATPGLRENSVVFRISDHGEMGLSHGGLRQKVFNVYEETTNVPLVISNPVLFPGPVKTDALASLIDVMPTLATLAHVPDRASWNFLGTDLAPVIAEASARPGAPVTPVQEFIHFTYDDQNPGAPDGQFIVQEPSHIRAIWNDRWKYALYFDPAGVAGPQYEMYDLLEDPYELHNMAVPGNVGFYSPEQAANMHAQLIQVMAEKGTTPPPGTF is encoded by the coding sequence ATGACTCGAGAGCGCGAGCACGCAGAATCTGCAGGCACGGGCGGAGTTCCCCGACGGGCGTTCCTGGGCGGCGCCGGAACACTACTCGCGGCGGGCATGGCGAGCATGGCCGCGAGCGGAAGGCAACCTGCGGCGGCCGAATCGGCCGGCTCACTGCCGCAGCGCCCGAACATCGTGGTGATCATCACCGATCAGGAACGCGAGCCTATGCACTGGCCAGAGGGATGGGCACAGCAGAACCTCCCCAACCGCCAGCGGCTCGCTAACCAGGGCCTCACGTTCAACCGGGCTTACTGCAACAGTGCTATGTGTTCGCCGAGCCGAGCGACCTTCTTCACCGGGCTCTACCCGGCGCAGCACGGGGTGACCAACACACTGACCGAGGGTGGCACTCTCTCCCCATCCGAGCCTCAGCTGCGCCTCGATGAGCAGAACATGGCCAAACTACTGGCCTCGGCCGGGTACAACGTCCAGTATCGAGGCAAGTGGCACCTGAGCAAGAACGCCGACGGTGGCGAACCCAACAGCGCCGATCTTGCGGCCTATGGGTTCGACGGATGGGTTCCGCCCGAGTTGGGCCAGGACATTGATCCAGCCCACTTCGGCGGTGGGTGCGCCGACCTCGACCGCGGCGTCGCCGAACAGGCCGCCGATTTTCTCAGGAACCTCGACCCCACCGACACGAGGCCGTTCGCACTGATCGTCTCCCTCGCCAACCCGCACGACATTCTGGCTTACCCGCAGACGTGGGATCAGCAGGACGGCGACTGCGACAACTACGGCTCCGCAGCGCCTGTGGCGTTCAATCAGGGAATCGATCTGCCGCCCACCGCAGACGAGGTCCTCGCGCTCAATTTCAAGCCGAGCGCGCAGGTGCAGTCCCAGCTCCTGCTCGCCGCCGCGTTGGGCCCGCTTGTCGGCGTGGAGGCGATGAAGAACTACGCCAACTTCTATGCGTACGTTCAGAAGGTGGTCGACAATCACATCGGTACCGTGCTCGACGCCCTCGACGCCACGCCGGGTCTGCGTGAGAACTCGGTCGTCTTCAGGATCTCGGACCACGGCGAGATGGGACTGTCGCACGGCGGGCTCCGGCAGAAGGTGTTCAACGTCTACGAGGAAACAACGAACGTGCCTCTGGTCATCAGCAATCCGGTGCTCTTCCCCGGACCTGTCAAAACCGACGCACTGGCCTCGCTCATCGATGTGATGCCCACCCTCGCCACGCTTGCCCACGTCCCGGACCGCGCGTCGTGGAACTTCCTCGGCACCGACCTGGCACCGGTGATCGCCGAGGCATCCGCACGGCCGGGTGCCCCCGTCACGCCGGTGCAAGAGTTCATCCACTTCACCTACGACGATCAGAATCCCGGAGCCCCCGATGGCCAGTTCATCGTGCAGGAACCGAGTCACATCCGCGCCATCTGGAATGATCGCTGGAAATACGCCCTGTACTTCGACCCTGCCGGCGTCGCTGGCCCGCAATATGAAATGTACGACCTGCTCGAAGACCCGTACGAACTCCACAACATGGCCGTTCCTGGCAACGTCGGATTCTACTCCCCCGAGCAGGCTGCGAACATGCACGCACAACTGATTCAGGTAATGGCAGAGAAGGGGACCACGCCGCCGCCCGGAACCTTCTGA